In Plodia interpunctella isolate USDA-ARS_2022_Savannah chromosome 4, ilPloInte3.2, whole genome shotgun sequence, the sequence ttctttatatactatattgaAGGTCTTTCCTTCCAGCGCcaatataagaaaattattaacattttttttgtttcagtttcCTATTCAAATAAGCAGAAGCTgggttgaaaatataattaagtatatcatTTAAAGCGTGTATGATCTTCttggtaaaatatttctttaattgtTGTGAAAAAAGTGAAAGTTTagaataataagaatattatattcttcttGATTTTAACTAttggtttttaatttgaacttcgtataaatgtatattttaaatgtaaaagttgAACTTCCCACGATATCGAATCCGgcataatcaaaataaaattaatatatcacaagtatgttttttataaaatataattggttCCATACAAACTTAgcttatgatataaataaagcattataaaataacgacAAGCCCCTTAAATTCAACTATCGAAGTGAATAAAGACTGCATGGTCACAACATAAATTGTGATAGTAATCATGCGCCCAAACCTGGAGGGAGGTTGGTACAATGTGTCGATGTTAGAACTTTAGTTGTAAACGACTGGTTACACGGTTGTAAACAACTGGCTACACGGTTGTAAGCAACTGGCTACACGGCTGTAAACAACTGGCTACACGGTTGTAAACAACCGACTTCACGGTTGTAAACAACTGGTTACACGGCTGTAAACAACTGGTAACACGGCTGTAAACAACTGGTTACACGGCTGTAAACAACTGGTTACACGGCTGTAAACAACTGGTTACACGGTTGTGgatatatgtttgtaaattaattgcaaGGTTAGAAATACGGTGAATAAACTGTGTATTTCTATGTAATTCAAAGATTGTTTGCAATATTCCGGCGCATGCGTAATTCTACTAATGGCCCTTAATCacttcaagtttttttttaccaatttttaaCATGTTTAGAGAAGTCTCATCTAAACATGTTTTAGATttcaataaacatacacaataTTGACATCTTTCTACTGAAATATTAACacatttaaaatcaatgtatCTTTTgatctttaatattattagtatagtGCAAAgacattgattttttaaatgcttaTTTCGATACAAGATAAGAGATATATAGACAACGCAAAGCTTAGCGAGTGCATAATTTCGAGTTTATGGGCATTGCAGCTTTACCGTAATACCACTACTTCCTATGTTACTATGTACAATGCACATCAGTCTTAattcttataataattgtgGGAATATAGCCCATCTGTTCTTTGGATAGTTCTTGAAGGTTTGGAGGTACCATTCATGAGCTTGTATAGCTGTTTGGatctgaaataacaaaaatatattagttttggataataaaataaactacataGTGGAAATGCGATTGTTTTGTGACCAAATTGTTTTTGagtcaaaaatataagtacatatgtatgtatatacggacaaatcacacacattgtgttagcctcaaagtaaatataagttaaaaacttgtgttatgggatactaacttaacgatgttatattctataacatatacagataaacatccaagacccaggtcaatctgtaaaagatctttttccatcttgacctgaccggggtcGAACACGgaacctccagtgtagcagtctgacatgatgaccattaggccatgGAGGTCGTCAATAGTCAGTTGCtactttatgtttatttttattagcccatggtgtcccactgctgggtaaaggCCAACTGCGTCCAATATATAACTGATatactttctgataaaaatacCTAGTGTAGTATGAGGtatactgtgttttattttagttttcactattaatttaaaaaaaaatgtgcttgCTCTTGCGTGCGGTTTGGTTCAGTCTCAAAAGGTTAAGATATcaaactattataataaaaattaaagtaaaatacaaaCCTGATTACCAAGaacccataaataaatacagaagaACGTCTTCGTCGGCATCAGTACCAGGAGCACAGTATACATCACGATTTCGCACAATCTGTGTGGACTGGACACGTTACTGAACAGTCTACCGTGTGGCACCATATGCTCTTCACTAACTACTTGCCCTGACTTCTTGTCTTTACGGAGACCGGCGAAGATCAAGTTGGTTTTGAACTGCTCGTACCAGGAGACCAGGAATATAATGGAGCAAAGGATTACGAAGGTTGTCGTCCATGCGTCGTTCCACGTGATCGCTTCTCTGTTTTGCTTGCCTTGAaatgaaggaaaacaaaattgtCAGCAATTGGTGCACTTATACACATGTGTAGTGTCGGatccacactatcgcggaccAGTGCGCCAAACCTGGCGGATTTCGTATACAtggctggtttttcattgcgataaataaaagcgctCATACAAACGACGCGTTGACATCTGTCCTAgttccgcgatagtgtggagcctgCACAATTAAAGGAGTTTAGTAGCTAGtgttgtaagtacctattacatTTTCAAGACACATCACACTATGTGTTAATTTATTCGTAAATGTTAGtatcacaaatatattattctttgTTACCTGTCCAAGTTACTATCACAGTCGACCTTGGTAGCCTTTACcaagtatatagtataaagttttatgttaGGTATACATTGCGTGCTACACTTGAGTGAAGCAAAAACCAAACAGGTTTGCCGCACGCAATGTACTAATACTAAAGTAACTTCCACAACGGAGTAAACTATTCACCAGGATAGTACGTTGCAACATAGCACGAGAGCGTAATGGCGCGTGATAAGAATATATCATTTGAATTCGTGCAATCAATTGGTTCTTATGAAGATGCATTCAACAGATTAGGTAAAATGGCCCtaccgtttgagcgtgaagaagtgataaacataataaaaatttcaccTTTATATGTTGCGTGCGATGTGAACGCAAAAGCgattttataatagaaataagaaTAGTATTAATGTTGGGAAGTTTTGTCTATCTATAAACATCTTTTACCCAGTCTTTCTTtaatagacatatttttttatatagcctATCCTgcaggcaacaatagcattcccaaggtgGGTGGGTGGACGTCAGTCagacggttgtaaaatcacagtaaaatcttcaacattttatatttaatttttacatcagTATGTAAAGTGCTGTGAAACAACAAAGCCCCAAATGAACTGTGCAATGAGAGAGACAAATGATTTACCACAAAACATTGGAGCTTGGCCAACTGTGGCCACGATGCAGGCGAAGTAATGTATGATCCCGGCGAGGTAATGACTGAGGTTCATTTTGCTGGTCTTAGCGAACACTTGTACAAAGTATGTTTCATACAGCCTCCTCACACATTGTATTGTCAGAAGGAACATTGTTATCATTGCTGCTGCCACTGACACTGGAAAGAAAGAATTGATTTTCAGTGAGTTTTCTTATTCATAATTTCCAAATTGAaatctaaaatcaaaattgaattatttatacagaaattaagTGTTCATcggcattttttcacgtcttattctatgaaataatatttaccaacaCTACAAACTGAATTAGTATTGGTGGACAGAACCAGGAGGAAAGAAACTCGATGGTTAGGTTAGCTAGATAGCAGGCTTATTTGTGAGCTAAGATTCtgatatattgaaatttttgcCTGTAAAGCAATTGGTTTTATAATCTGTTAGCTGGCTGCtagttcttatatattttttaagaccTTAAAATATTGCTAACCAGAGGGCCATCTTTAAGTCTACCTAAGTGTTCCAAGAGCAATTCACTATGAAACTATTTTGTAAACTatcatgaattaaaaatagaacaagTGAATCGTTTTggtgaattattttatgtaattagcAAATTTTGACTACCTACAATATTTGGtacttgttaaatattttccaaatatagGCAAGAATACTTTCCACTGGCTGGGCCGCCAGTATAtagatttacaaaaatatttacctgaaGCTTCATCTTGTTCAAGTAACAATCTGAGTATAATTTTCACATATTCATTCACATTGTGACCacagtaataaacaaatatcatGTAGGACAAAGTTGCTGCTCCgaataatgaagaaaataagtaaaaatgtcGATACCATGCTTTTGGTATCTCTATAAGTTGCAAGAAATTGGCTTCAGACCCTTTATAAGCAAAGCTGCCGTATCTGTACCccttaataataaaagcagGTACATGTTTTTCGAAGTTATTTATCAGAACACCAGTAAATGTAACCGTGAACGCTAAACCGAGGAATATAATGTCAAGTATATTCAACATTACGGCCAATCACTAGTTTTCCTTACAACACTTAAACTAAGACAGCGTAGCAGTAATGTGCTAAGACAACTGGAATTGAACAGCGCAACAAGGTAACTGTGTTTTGTCCCACATAATCAAACTTTCTAAACTGGTCCCTCGTATGCATGCTCCCCTTCTGTTTTGATTTGCAAGTTTCTTGAGGTTTGTTTTTGACAATTATTTAGATAAGTGCAATACAAAGTTATAACCGTCAATTACAAAGTTCCAAGTACATAAGCATTTgaatatttacgaaaataatccgacaaataaaagaaaaacttggaaaacaaatgaaataaattatttaactttatcagCTGATTGTTGTTTACGCTGACGCTAAGACAGAAAAGTTGACTTTGACACTGACAGTTGCGGGAccattgaatttaaaaatttatccATTTAATTGATAGAATACTTATATATGAGCTAAAATGTATGGCCAAGACTTTGAGCACTTATTATGTTAAGtacctacaaaaataaaaaataaatattaaatagggAGTatttactgcacatttatctcGCCAGAGCACTGtgtgttaggtacacaaaagctttatCGCCTTTTGCtaatgtcgattaaaacgattattttagagtacttactttattaatcctttcattatgtaagtatttatttgtgaaaatatacaacactgtAGCATATttgggtgccgaaatattgggaaaaatcgttttccataaaataaaaaaacttcgaaaatgGGATACACCTCACGTtgtttcgagccagtaaacaaacggtcgaaaagaagctgaaagacttattaaaatacaaacttcatacaggtaagatcttcagtcaaaatcaagtttatatcagtttatgaccaaataatgcagaacataatctaaaatagtgttattatttttaggataatccactaaatccttcttttttcctttaaactcgcaccacgattgcgtagaaggtatttttggtcgtaaatttgcaacaatattgaaaattggcgctttttgcctccattggcaatgtttgtgtatctagttgtaccagtagcgccatctgtgctgagctttgcgtaatatgccctattatgtaaatattccaTAATGGTACACGGATGAAGattttagagaaaaataatgcttataaaataaaagtacaaacaCGTTCAAAATAAGTTCATTCTCTTctactaggtatataaatgtatataaaattaagattatgGTAGCTCAtagattttgaagatttttgtGATTTTGCAAACGATTGACGGATTCCTcggaaatattatttcagcATTCATAATCAGCTGACAAGCTTATGACTCTTTATAATTACGACAAATAGATATCTATCGGTAGGTATTTTGTCTAATGCATCAAACACATAGTATAGGTACTACGATCTAAAATTCTTAGGACTGAGAAACGGTAAACACTTTCTTGAAAATCTCTCAACTTAGATTCcccatttgtttgtttacagtTTAACACGTCAAAGCCACTGATCTCTATCAGAACGGGCAACGTCGTGGAACAACCCCTTAGCAAAGCGTACCTACacttt encodes:
- the LOC128669400 gene encoding polyprenol reductase — its product is MLNILDIIFLGLAFTVTFTGVLINNFEKHVPAFIIKGYRYGSFAYKGSEANFLQLIEIPKAWYRHFYLFSSLFGAATLSYMIFVYYCGHNVNEYVKIILRLLLEQDEASVSVAAAMITMFLLTIQCVRRLYETYFVQVFAKTSKMNLSHYLAGIIHYFACIVATVGQAPMFCGKQNREAITWNDAWTTTFVILCSIIFLVSWYEQFKTNLIFAGLRKDKKSGQVVSEEHMVPHGRLFSNVSSPHRLCEIVMYTVLLVLMPTKTFFCIYLWVLGNQIQTAIQAHEWYLQTFKNYPKNRWAIFPQLL